CTGTCTACCTACGCCTACGTCGACAATACCGCCTTTCGTCTGATCAAAAACAATACGCCGGGCAACTACACCTTTATTCTCAAGGCGACCAAAGAGGTGCCGCGCCGTCTGATGAGTGAAAAACGCAAAACCATCGGCCTGCGCGTTCCTTCAAATCCGATCGCGCTTGCGCTGCTGGAAGCGCTTAACGAGCCGATGATGTCAACATCGCTGATATTGCCGGGCAATGACTTTACCGAGTCCGACCCCGAAGCGATTCAGGATGAGCTTGGCAAGCTGGTGGACTTAATTATCCACGGCGGTTATCTCGGCCAGCAGCCAACCACGGTGATTGATTTAACCGAGGATGCGCCGGAAGTGGTGCGTGAAGGCGTGGGTGACGTTCAGCCGTTCCGATGATGAGTCTGCGGTCCTTTGCCGCAACGCAGTAGCGCCCTTTTTATGGATTAATACCACTGCGACCGTGCGTGATAACAAGGCCCGCATCCTGTTGCCAGTGAAACCCGAACACGCGGATGTATGATATCTCTCATTCTGATCCTGACGAGTTGGTTTCAACTGAATTCTCGTTTGGCGTTGATAAAAAAGGGGATATTCATTTAGGGAATACATTTAACTTTGTCGCGCACTGGCACCAGCGTCAACGTACTGAGATATGAATTTTTTCTACATTAGCAGATAAGAGGTTCCGCTAAAGTGGCGGACGTATATTGACGGGTATTAAAGAAAAGGGAGCCTTTTGGCTTCCTTGCTACTTTTTCTTAGACTGATAGCGATGGCATATCTTTGAGATGATTGTCATCATTATGAATGTTACGATCAGCATCAAAATACCCACCACCCAAAGGAATGAGGGGTCAGACTCACCGTCTGCAAATCCCAGCCCGGTCTTGTTTAAGAAATCATTACCGATCTGGGAAAGGTTATCTACCAACGCGCCCAACGGAAACAGAACAATGAAAAATGAAGCCACTAAGCACAGCAAGCCAATCAGAATATTAGTTCTTAACCTGACATGACGCATAATCAGTCCTCCCTGTTACATCTATACGCCCGTATGCCGTTAAACCTTTACCACCAGGAACCCTGACTTTCTTGCGTTTGAGTAGGGAATTTCTGACTAACTGAAAATCGGAAATATTGTAGAACGTAATACATCCCCAGGACTCACCCTCACCATTTGGGCGCAAGGGGTGAAGGCGAAATGAACCTCTGTCGACGCCATTAACGAACACGTGATCGCTCATTGTTCTGGCGTTATACAGGCCGAACCATTCAGAGTGATTTGTACCGTTCTTAAAATCTTTTATAAATCGCTCAACCCTGTTGGCAAAACTTCCCTCAGGCGCATCGACTATCCAGTATGTCCCGACGGGTAGTGCTGCATTCCTTATAAAGGCGCATTCGGCTATGTTGGTGACAGGCTCAATACCTGAAAACACCGAAAATGTTCCCACCCCGTAGACATGCAGCTTAAGTCTTTTACGGTCTGGTGACGCATCGTTGTAGTCCATCATGCAAATTTGCATAACTTAACTCCCTGTTTGGTTGCAACTTATGTTAATACGGATTAATGGGGTGATCCAGTTTGACCCTGTCATTTCAGAAAACAGGAAGTCGCTTTAAACCGGCGGCAATTCCTGACCTGCTACCGCCTCCCGAAGCTAAATTGGATGAACCAATTTGTACAAGAGCAGAGGATGTGCTTGGCAAGCTGGTGGACTTGATTATTCATGGCGGCTATCTCGGCCAGCAGCCAACCACGGTGATCGATCTAACCGAGGATGCGCCGGAAGTGGTGCGTGAAGGCGTGGGTGACGTTCAGCCGTTCCGTTGATGACAAAAAAAATCGTCGTGGGAAAGCTTTTCAAGGCGGTGATCCTTTAAAAAATATCTCTTTTGCTGGTGCAGTTTTCTCTCATGACCGTACAACGCTATTGCACAATAAAACAGGGTTACACCGTTGATGAAAGGCTGTATAATAGCAGCGCAATTTCAAGTTAAATTATTGAAAATAAAAGAAATTATTTATCATGACGCCTGGGAAGGCGACACAGAGGTAGCTCCATGAGCGAAAAGTTACAGAAAGTGTTAGCACGCGCCGGGCACGGTTCCCGTCGTGAAATCGAAACCATGATCTCCGCCGGACGCGTCAGCGTGGACGGCAAGCTGGCCACGCTGGGCGACCGCGTTGAGCCAAGCGTATCCTTGAAAATCCGCATTGATGGCCATGTTGTGCCGGTCAGTGAATCTATCAGCGAAGTGTGCCGCGTCCTGGCTTATTACAAGCCGGAAGGTGAGCTCTGCACGCGTAATGACCCGGAAGGGCGGCCAACGGTGTTTGATCGTCTGCCGAAACTGCGCGGCGCACGCTGGGTAGCGGTAGGGCGTCTGGATGTGAACACCTGTGGTCTGCTGCTGTTCACCACCGACGGTGAGCTGGCAAATCGCCTGATGCACCCCAGTCGTGAAGTTGAGCGTGAATATGCCGTGCGCGTATTTGGTGCGGTAGATGATGAGAAAATTAAACAGCTGAGTCGTGGCGTTCAGCTGGAAGATGGCCCGGCGGCGTTTAAAACCCTCAAGTTTACCGGGGGGGAAGGCATCAACCAGTGGTACAACGTGACGCTGACAGAAGGGCGTAACCGCGAGGTTCGTCGTCTGTGGGAAGCGGTTGGTGTGCAGGTCAGCCGCCTGATCCGCGTACGCTACGGCGATATTGATTTGCCGAAAGGTTTACCGCGCGGCGGTTGGACCGAGCTGGATCTGGCACCGACTAACTATTTGCGCGAACTGGTCGGACTGGCGCCTGAAACCGTGAGTAAAGTACCGGTTGAAAAAGATCGCCGTCGCACCAAGACGAATCAAATCCGCCGTGCGGTAAAACGCCATACCACCACCAAGGTGAGTAAGCCAGGCAGCGGTCGACGTTCGTCGAAGCGCCAGCAGGGTTAACTGCCCGCATACCTGTCAGGGGCCTTTCGGCCCCTTTTTTTCGCGAGGCCGATACGCGGGAAGTGAAACCCGCGGGTCACGCGTTTTCGCGCCCCGGGGCTGTTCCCGTCCCGCTACATCTCTTTTCATCGTTTATTCTGCTGCTCCCGGTTCTCGCTCCGGCTGAGCATCGAAACTGATCCCGCTGCTATTTATGCTGTCATCACCCATTAGCCAAAGATAAAGAGGCATGATGTCGGCAGGGGTTTTCAGTTTTGTCGGCTCTTCATCAGGGAAGGCACTGGCGCGCATTTTGGTGCGCGTGCCGCCAGGGTTGATGCAGTTGACGCGCAGCCGAAGCGGATCGTATTCCTGCGCCAGAACCTGCATCATGCCTTCGGTGGCGAATTTAGACACGGAATAAGCGCCCCAGCCGGCACGGCCCTTGCGGCCTACGCTGGAGGAGGTGAAGACCAGAGAAGCGGACGGCGATTTCAGCAGCAGCGGCAGAAGGGCCTGGGTCAAAAAGAAGGTGGCGTCAATATTCACACGCATCACCCGCTGCCAGATAGCCGGGTCCTGTTGCTCCATTGGCAGGACGTCACCCAGCAGTCCCGCATTGTGCAACACTCCATCAAGGTGCGGAATTTGCTCTTCCAGGGAGTGCGCCAGCTGCCGGCATTCTTCCGCCGTTGCCTGTTCCAAATCAAGTGAAAACCAGACCGCCGGCCGTTTTGTTGGACTACAGGCGGCGACTTCTTTACTGACCTGTAGCAGCTTTTCTGCGTTGCGGGCTAAAAGTATCACCTGGGCACCGTAACGGGCATAGGTCAGAGCCGCCTCGCGCCCGATGCCGTCGCTGGCACCTGTTACCAGAATGATGCGGTTATTTAGCAGGTCGTTTTTAGGTTGATAATGCATGTCAATTTCCTTAGCAATGGGCCTGTATGGCGCTATCCCACCGCATTATTTGCTGTAAACCCTCGCAGGTACTGGAGATAGTGAGTTATGCCTGAAATAAGCGATTCGTTCAATAATTTTGGACGCCTGTTCATCTTTAGTTAACGGGTTACAGGCGACGCCAGACGATGACTCAGCTACACTGACCCTATCTCTAACATAATGTAATCTAAGGTGGATTGAGTGGAGCTACTCTCTTATTACGGACTTTTCCTCGCGAAAACGGTCA
This DNA window, taken from Erwinia tasmaniensis Et1/99, encodes the following:
- the rluB gene encoding 23S rRNA pseudouridine(2605) synthase RluB, whose protein sequence is MSEKLQKVLARAGHGSRREIETMISAGRVSVDGKLATLGDRVEPSVSLKIRIDGHVVPVSESISEVCRVLAYYKPEGELCTRNDPEGRPTVFDRLPKLRGARWVAVGRLDVNTCGLLLFTTDGELANRLMHPSREVEREYAVRVFGAVDDEKIKQLSRGVQLEDGPAAFKTLKFTGGEGINQWYNVTLTEGRNREVRRLWEAVGVQVSRLIRVRYGDIDLPKGLPRGGWTELDLAPTNYLRELVGLAPETVSKVPVEKDRRRTKTNQIRRAVKRHTTTKVSKPGSGRRSSKRQQG
- a CDS encoding Sua5/YciO/YrdC/YwlC family protein, giving the protein MLPPPEAKLDEPICTRAEDVLGKLVDLIIHGGYLGQQPTTVIDLTEDAPEVVREGVGDVQPFR
- a CDS encoding DUF2778 domain-containing protein; the protein is MQICMMDYNDASPDRKRLKLHVYGVGTFSVFSGIEPVTNIAECAFIRNAALPVGTYWIVDAPEGSFANRVERFIKDFKNGTNHSEWFGLYNARTMSDHVFVNGVDRGSFRLHPLRPNGEGESWGCITFYNISDFQLVRNSLLKRKKVRVPGGKGLTAYGRIDVTGRTDYASCQVKN
- a CDS encoding L-threonylcarbamoyladenylate synthase; translated protein: MSQFFYIHPDNPQPRLIKQAVEMLNKGSVIVYPTDSGYALGCKLEDKNALERICRIRKLDGNHNFTLMCRDLSELSTYAYVDNTAFRLIKNNTPGNYTFILKATKEVPRRLMSEKRKTIGLRVPSNPIALALLEALNEPMMSTSLILPGNDFTESDPEAIQDELGKLVDLIIHGGYLGQQPTTVIDLTEDAPEVVREGVGDVQPFR
- a CDS encoding YciK family oxidoreductase, producing MHYQPKNDLLNNRIILVTGASDGIGREAALTYARYGAQVILLARNAEKLLQVSKEVAACSPTKRPAVWFSLDLEQATAEECRQLAHSLEEQIPHLDGVLHNAGLLGDVLPMEQQDPAIWQRVMRVNIDATFFLTQALLPLLLKSPSASLVFTSSSVGRKGRAGWGAYSVSKFATEGMMQVLAQEYDPLRLRVNCINPGGTRTKMRASAFPDEEPTKLKTPADIMPLYLWLMGDDSINSSGISFDAQPEREPGAAE